A genome region from Cyanobacteria bacterium FACHB-DQ100 includes the following:
- a CDS encoding IS6 family transposase: MYSRHRFPGEIISYCVWLYYTFPLSYRD; the protein is encoded by the coding sequence ATGTACTCCCGTCATCGCTTCCCTGGTGAAATTATTAGCTACTGCGTTTGGCTGTATTACACCTTTCCGTTGAGCTACCGGGACA